From the genome of Spirosomataceae bacterium TFI 002, one region includes:
- a CDS encoding Outer membrane protein beta-barrel domain-containing protein: MLNIPRQKALIIIVFFAACATALAQRDSKQKFQADYDAKKVRFGYFLGVTATNYGVRYNNYFLTPANTKYFSVNSPKTFGLKMGGLINFNMNSQFDFRILPTVAIYARSLDINNGEEEIKQNDKAWFELPFLLKYKSLRRGNYRMYMFAGPRFSFETNALNLAQKSKLNNLYTTRTSDLSIEYGAGLEVFQRFFKLAPEITFNHGLSNLIDPSSLNTTTALGVIQKLNTHTVTVSILFE; encoded by the coding sequence ATGCTCAATATACCTAGGCAAAAAGCTTTAATCATAATCGTGTTCTTTGCAGCATGTGCAACTGCATTGGCTCAAAGAGACAGCAAACAAAAATTTCAGGCTGACTACGATGCCAAGAAAGTTCGTTTTGGGTATTTTCTAGGGGTAACCGCAACAAATTACGGTGTTCGTTACAACAACTATTTTCTTACTCCAGCCAATACCAAATATTTTTCGGTCAACTCTCCAAAGACTTTTGGTTTAAAAATGGGTGGACTCATCAATTTCAACATGAATTCTCAGTTTGACTTTAGGATACTGCCTACCGTGGCAATCTATGCGAGGTCCCTAGATATAAACAATGGTGAAGAGGAAATAAAGCAAAATGACAAAGCGTGGTTTGAACTACCTTTCTTACTTAAATACAAAAGCCTAAGAAGAGGAAATTACAGAATGTACATGTTTGCAGGACCAAGATTTAGCTTTGAAACCAACGCATTGAATCTTGCACAAAAATCTAAACTTAATAACCTTTACACTACTAGAACAAGTGATTTAAGTATTGAGTATGGAGCCGGGCTCGAAGTTTTCCAACGATTTTTCAAGCTAGCACCAGAGATTACATTCAATCATGGGCTTTCAAATCTTATTGACCCATCTTCTTTGAATACTACAACGGCACTTGGCGTCATCCAGAAGCTAAACACACATACCGTTACTGTTAGTATACTTTTCGAATAA
- a CDS encoding Enoyl-CoA hydratase/carnithine racemase: MDKYFKNTTDYKSVDYTYLLLVLVESRLYVTLNRANKRNAFTPLMINELAYVMQGVNEDEGVKVVVLQALGPVFCAGMDLKIFRGESKEEIPQKFASEGITMSLALRQLDKPLVAVCEGPVIAGGFLIINESTLVLAREDVWFSLPEIEIGLFPFQVMEKLPSIVGERKAMQYALTGQKIDTQEALSSGLINEIFTKDSREEVLSKLISKVENAEVGLLTAAMKSMKMLKSLPEKERIPALKEILDSFSGSK; encoded by the coding sequence ATGGATAAATATTTTAAAAATACGACGGATTACAAGTCGGTGGACTATACTTACTTGTTATTGGTACTGGTGGAAAGTAGACTGTATGTTACTTTGAATAGAGCAAACAAAAGAAACGCTTTCACCCCTTTAATGATCAACGAACTGGCATATGTAATGCAAGGAGTTAATGAGGATGAAGGTGTAAAAGTTGTCGTACTTCAGGCTTTGGGTCCAGTGTTTTGTGCTGGAATGGATCTCAAAATTTTTAGGGGAGAATCAAAAGAGGAAATTCCTCAAAAGTTTGCTTCAGAAGGCATAACAATGTCTTTGGCTTTGAGGCAATTAGATAAGCCATTAGTAGCAGTTTGCGAAGGTCCTGTAATCGCTGGAGGTTTCCTGATAATTAATGAAAGTACACTAGTGCTTGCCAGAGAGGATGTATGGTTTAGTTTACCAGAGATTGAAATAGGGCTTTTCCCGTTTCAAGTAATGGAAAAATTGCCTTCGATTGTTGGTGAAAGAAAAGCAATGCAATACGCTTTGACAGGTCAAAAAATTGATACTCAAGAGGCTCTTAGTTCTGGATTGATCAATGAAATTTTCACAAAAGATTCTAGAGAAGAGGTTTTGTCAAAGCTTATTTCAAAAGTTGAAAATGCCGAAGTCGGTTTACTTACTGCTGCTATGAAAAGCATGAAAATGCTAAAAAGCCTGCCAGAGAAAGAAAGAATTCCTGCTCTAAAGGAAATATTGGATAGCTTTTCAGGGTCAAAATGA
- a CDS encoding Acyl-CoA dehydrogenase yields the protein MNTVETNESDQDLIQQSARDFADKEIRPYVMKWDEEQHFPIEVFKKMGAMGFMGVLVPEEYGGSGLGYQEYVSIVDEISQVCGSIGLSVAAHNSLCTNHILSFANEEQKKKYLPKLASAEWLGAWGLTETGSGSDAGGMMTTAKEDGDYYIINGSKNFITHAISGDVTVLMVRTGEKGDSHGMSAFIIEKGMEGFSSGKKENKLGMRASETACLFFDNCRVHKSQLIGKKGEGFIQALKLLEGGRISIAALSLGIARGAFNCALAYSKERSQFGKTISNFQAVRFDLADMATEIEASEMLIRNAARLKGEGKRISRESAMAKLYASETSVRVSTKAVQLFGGYGYSKEYPAEKFYRDSMLCTIGEGTSNIQKVVIAKELLK from the coding sequence ATGAATACGGTAGAAACAAATGAATCAGACCAAGATTTGATCCAGCAAAGTGCACGAGATTTTGCTGATAAAGAAATAAGGCCCTATGTAATGAAGTGGGACGAAGAGCAACACTTTCCTATAGAGGTTTTCAAGAAAATGGGTGCAATGGGCTTTATGGGTGTTCTAGTACCTGAAGAATACGGTGGATCAGGCCTTGGCTATCAAGAGTATGTAAGTATCGTAGATGAAATTTCACAAGTTTGCGGGAGTATTGGGCTTTCGGTTGCGGCACACAACTCATTATGTACTAACCACATCCTTAGCTTTGCGAATGAAGAACAAAAAAAGAAATACCTTCCAAAATTGGCTTCGGCTGAGTGGCTTGGAGCTTGGGGTCTCACAGAAACTGGCTCTGGTTCAGATGCCGGTGGAATGATGACTACTGCAAAAGAAGATGGAGATTATTACATCATCAATGGGTCCAAAAACTTCATTACCCATGCGATCAGTGGGGATGTGACAGTTCTTATGGTGCGAACTGGTGAAAAAGGTGATAGCCACGGAATGAGTGCTTTCATTATCGAAAAAGGAATGGAGGGTTTTTCTTCTGGTAAAAAAGAGAATAAATTGGGAATGAGAGCATCCGAAACTGCTTGTCTTTTCTTCGACAATTGCAGGGTTCATAAATCTCAGTTGATAGGCAAAAAAGGAGAGGGCTTTATTCAAGCTTTGAAACTGCTTGAAGGCGGTAGAATCTCAATTGCGGCCTTGTCTTTAGGAATTGCAAGAGGGGCTTTTAATTGTGCTTTGGCTTATTCCAAAGAACGCTCGCAGTTTGGTAAAACGATTTCCAATTTTCAAGCTGTTCGTTTTGACTTGGCAGATATGGCTACTGAAATAGAAGCCTCCGAAATGCTGATAAGAAATGCTGCTCGATTAAAAGGTGAGGGAAAAAGAATTTCTAGAGAATCTGCGATGGCTAAGCTTTACGCTTCAGAGACTTCAGTGAGAGTAAGTACAAAAGCAGTTCAATTATTTGGAGGATATGGTTATTCGAAAGAGTATCCAGCCGAAAAGTTCTATAGAGACTCTATGCTTTGTACTATTGGAGAGGGTACTTCTAATATTCAAAAGGTCGTAATTGCGAAAGAATTGCTAAAATAA
- a CDS encoding MFS transporter, sugar porter (SP) family: MNNSTKVFFWSIAAALGGFLFGFDTAVISGCEQTLQSLFGSSVFEHGLTVSIALIGTVIGSIYGGIPADKYGRKASLFIVAVLYFVSAFGSAMAWDWYSFLAFRFIGGFGVGISSVVAPMYISEIAPPSKRGRLVALFQFNIVFGILIAYLSNYLIGNDGVNSWRWMLGVEAFPAAIFIAILFFIPESPRWLIIKKNAVDKAREILSVVDANEAESVISSILAKGTDTAKKSFTDLFQSKYSKPVGLAVMIAVFNQVSGINAIIYYAPRIFEMAGLGADASLLSSAGIGLINLLSTLLGLSLIDKFGRRSLMLIGSVGLIIALGLVSRAFYIDELGGMTVPILLFLFIAFFAMSQGAVIWVFISEVFPNEVRAYGQALGSFTHWILAAGISFTFPFVAETFGGGFTFAFFAVMMLVQLIWVWRIMPETKGTSLESV; the protein is encoded by the coding sequence ATGAATAATTCTACAAAAGTTTTCTTTTGGTCAATAGCTGCTGCTCTTGGTGGCTTTTTATTTGGATTTGATACAGCCGTAATATCAGGATGTGAACAAACCCTTCAGTCGCTTTTTGGCTCCAGCGTTTTTGAACATGGCCTTACAGTTTCAATCGCCTTGATAGGGACTGTGATAGGTTCTATCTATGGTGGAATACCCGCAGATAAGTATGGTAGAAAAGCTAGTTTATTTATAGTAGCAGTACTTTATTTTGTGTCTGCATTTGGATCCGCAATGGCTTGGGATTGGTATTCTTTCTTAGCTTTTCGATTCATAGGAGGTTTTGGAGTAGGTATTTCGTCTGTTGTTGCACCTATGTATATATCTGAAATTGCACCGCCAAGTAAGCGTGGTCGATTGGTAGCTTTGTTCCAGTTTAACATTGTTTTTGGTATTCTAATCGCATACTTGTCAAATTATCTGATAGGAAATGACGGCGTGAATAGTTGGAGATGGATGCTGGGTGTAGAGGCATTTCCCGCTGCAATATTCATAGCTATTTTGTTTTTTATACCGGAGAGTCCTCGTTGGCTTATTATTAAGAAAAATGCTGTAGATAAAGCACGCGAAATACTTTCTGTTGTGGATGCTAATGAAGCGGAGAGTGTCATTTCATCCATACTTGCCAAAGGAACTGACACTGCAAAGAAGAGTTTTACTGACCTTTTTCAATCAAAGTATAGCAAGCCAGTTGGATTGGCAGTTATGATCGCAGTGTTTAATCAAGTGTCGGGAATAAATGCAATTATCTATTACGCACCTCGAATATTCGAAATGGCGGGTTTAGGAGCTGATGCGTCTTTACTTTCCTCGGCAGGAATCGGATTGATCAACTTACTTTCAACTTTGCTGGGTCTTTCGCTTATTGATAAGTTTGGTAGACGATCTCTCATGCTAATAGGTTCAGTAGGTTTGATTATTGCACTCGGACTTGTGTCTAGGGCATTTTATATCGACGAACTTGGTGGTATGACAGTGCCAATTTTACTTTTCTTATTCATTGCCTTTTTTGCAATGTCGCAAGGTGCCGTTATTTGGGTATTTATATCAGAAGTATTTCCTAACGAAGTACGTGCTTATGGGCAAGCATTAGGAAGTTTTACCCATTGGATTCTTGCAGCGGGTATATCTTTTACCTTCCCATTTGTGGCAGAGACATTTGGAGGTGGTTTCACTTTTGCCTTTTTCGCAGTAATGATGTTGGTTCAGCTCATTTGGGTTTGGAGAATTATGCCAGAAACCAAAGGAACTTCTTTGGAGTCAGTTTAA
- a CDS encoding demethylmenaquinone methyltransferase, producing the protein MSSVVPYSEKSSSKKEQVSEMFDNISPKYDFLNRLLSGGIDRIWRKKAIALLKNEQPKYILDIASGTGDLAIEANKQLNPDKIIGVDISEGMLSFGREKMKKLGLDHKIEMRMGDSEKLLFDDNTFDAVIVSFGVRNYENLLAGLTDMCRVTKSGGTCMVLEFSSPTKFPFKQLYWFYSTKILPIIGKIISRDSSAYSYLPESVKAFPDGQKFLNIFEEAGFKDTKAIPLTFGVCSIYLGKKL; encoded by the coding sequence ATGAGTAGTGTAGTTCCGTATTCAGAAAAAAGTAGCAGCAAGAAAGAACAAGTATCTGAGATGTTTGACAACATTTCGCCTAAATACGACTTTCTAAATAGGTTGCTAAGTGGTGGAATTGATAGAATTTGGCGTAAAAAGGCAATTGCTTTGCTTAAAAATGAGCAGCCAAAATATATACTTGACATCGCTTCAGGAACAGGAGACTTAGCCATAGAGGCAAACAAACAACTCAACCCCGACAAGATCATTGGTGTTGACATCTCAGAAGGAATGTTGAGTTTCGGTAGAGAGAAAATGAAAAAATTGGGTCTCGACCATAAGATAGAAATGAGAATGGGCGACTCGGAGAAACTGCTCTTTGACGACAATACATTTGACGCTGTGATCGTTTCCTTTGGGGTAAGAAACTACGAAAACCTACTTGCAGGACTCACAGACATGTGCAGAGTTACAAAAAGTGGTGGTACTTGCATGGTTTTAGAATTCTCAAGCCCAACTAAGTTTCCATTTAAGCAGCTGTATTGGTTCTACTCCACTAAGATCCTTCCAATTATTGGCAAGATTATTTCAAGAGATAGTTCAGCATATAGTTATTTACCAGAATCAGTAAAAGCTTTTCCTGATGGGCAAAAGTTTTTGAATATCTTTGAAGAAGCGGGTTTCAAAGATACTAAAGCAATACCGCTTACATTTGGAGTATGCTCAATATACCTAGGCAAAAAGCTTTAA
- a CDS encoding hydroxymethylglutaryl-CoA lyase — translation MLKVKITDCPRDAIQGLKGHISVNEKAKYIQLALDSGMFHSVDFGSFVSHKAVPQMADTAEVLAQLKVPDNETKLLAIIANERGASEAATFPIVDVLGFPFSISEEFQKRNAGTGREEALEKVERIYKIANDNNKVLRVYISMAFGNPYDESWNTEIVTYWVEKLIKIGITEIALSDTVGVAKGKDIESLFETLIKQFPVVTFSAHFHALPGRWKEKVSVAYDAGCRHFDGAMNGFGGCPMADDDLVGNIPTEGLLAWKGEEQNRINELVLAFQELIKHG, via the coding sequence ATGCTTAAAGTGAAAATCACGGATTGTCCCAGAGATGCTATTCAAGGGTTAAAAGGCCATATTTCGGTAAACGAAAAGGCGAAGTACATCCAGTTAGCACTTGATTCAGGTATGTTTCATTCTGTAGACTTTGGGAGTTTTGTTTCGCATAAAGCGGTGCCACAAATGGCAGATACTGCGGAAGTACTTGCACAATTGAAAGTGCCAGACAACGAAACAAAGCTTCTAGCAATAATAGCAAATGAAAGGGGAGCAAGTGAGGCCGCTACATTTCCAATAGTGGATGTCCTTGGTTTTCCATTTTCTATATCTGAAGAGTTTCAAAAGCGTAACGCTGGAACAGGTAGAGAAGAAGCCTTAGAAAAAGTTGAAAGGATTTATAAAATTGCCAATGATAACAACAAAGTGCTTAGGGTATATATATCTATGGCCTTTGGAAATCCTTACGATGAAAGCTGGAATACAGAAATCGTAACATATTGGGTAGAGAAATTAATAAAGATTGGTATAACAGAAATCGCCCTATCTGATACTGTTGGCGTTGCAAAAGGAAAAGATATTGAATCGCTTTTTGAAACCCTGATAAAACAATTTCCTGTAGTAACTTTTAGTGCACATTTTCATGCCTTGCCAGGGAGGTGGAAAGAAAAGGTATCCGTTGCTTACGATGCCGGTTGTCGACATTTCGACGGAGCAATGAATGGATTTGGAGGTTGCCCAATGGCTGATGATGACCTGGTGGGAAATATTCCAACCGAAGGATTATTAGCATGGAAAGGCGAAGAGCAAAACCGAATAAATGAGCTTGTATTGGCTTTTCAAGAATTGATTAAACATGGATAA
- a CDS encoding dihydroorotate oxidase A gives MSLYKTIVFPILKKFDAEKVHYWSTGMLQFACKIPGVSSLLRNAFTLEDPRLEKTLFGIKFKNPVGLAAGFDKNALWIDELENLGFGFIEIGTLTPKAQDGNPKPRLFRLPEDGGIINRMGFNNGGVELAIQSLRKRKSKVIVGGNIGKNKVTPNENATEDYIIAFNALFDYVDYFVVNVSSPNTPGLRELQDKEPLTKLLSTLKNINVKKDSPKPILLKIAPDLSNEQLDDIVQIVADTKIEGIIATNTTIERGGLQTSNAVVEKMGAGGLSGSPLKDRSTAVIAYLHKKSNGSFPIIGVGGIRNGADVKEKLAAGASLVQVYSGFIYEGPAMVKNICEELLEPKA, from the coding sequence ATGAGTCTTTACAAAACCATAGTATTCCCAATTCTAAAAAAGTTTGATGCAGAGAAAGTCCATTATTGGAGCACTGGCATGCTTCAGTTTGCTTGCAAAATTCCGGGAGTATCTAGTCTACTCAGAAATGCGTTTACTTTGGAAGACCCACGTTTAGAAAAAACGCTTTTCGGAATAAAATTCAAAAATCCAGTGGGACTTGCCGCAGGGTTTGACAAAAATGCCCTTTGGATTGATGAATTAGAAAACCTTGGATTCGGATTTATAGAAATAGGGACGCTTACTCCTAAAGCTCAAGATGGTAACCCAAAACCTAGACTATTTAGATTGCCAGAAGATGGTGGAATAATTAACCGAATGGGTTTTAATAATGGTGGTGTAGAACTCGCCATTCAATCTTTAAGAAAAAGAAAATCCAAAGTTATAGTTGGTGGAAATATTGGCAAAAACAAAGTTACACCAAATGAAAACGCAACAGAAGACTACATCATCGCTTTCAATGCCCTATTCGACTATGTAGACTATTTTGTAGTAAATGTAAGCTCACCCAATACTCCCGGACTGAGAGAATTGCAAGACAAAGAGCCATTGACTAAACTGTTAAGCACATTGAAAAATATCAACGTCAAGAAAGATAGTCCTAAACCAATTTTACTAAAAATTGCCCCAGACCTTAGCAATGAGCAACTAGATGATATTGTACAGATAGTGGCTGATACCAAAATTGAAGGTATCATTGCTACAAATACAACTATTGAGCGAGGCGGACTTCAAACTTCAAATGCTGTAGTGGAAAAAATGGGTGCTGGTGGATTAAGTGGTTCACCACTAAAAGATAGGTCAACAGCAGTAATTGCGTATCTTCATAAGAAGTCTAATGGCAGTTTCCCTATTATAGGTGTGGGAGGTATTCGAAATGGTGCAGATGTTAAAGAAAAACTGGCAGCCGGTGCAAGCCTTGTACAGGTTTACAGTGGCTTTATTTATGAAGGTCCAGCAATGGTAAAGAACATTTGTGAAGAATTACTCGAACCGAAAGCCTAA
- a CDS encoding tRNA U34 5-methylaminomethyl-2-thiouridine-forming methyltransferase MnmC produces the protein MHVILLVFMHNTLKFTEDGTSTLYSPRFDQYYHSRFGAKWEAERVYLELGLLSALHRFDNVRILEVGFGTGFNALLTHEKIKELSLVDGLETAVSYTGVEAYPITLSESKELNFDVSFLHKLPWDQSQKLDNNFNFKKVHTEILDFKSTEKYNLVYFDAFAPSSQPEMWTVEVFEKIASLLEPEGILTTYCSKSFVQRNLRAAGFDVEKHQGPPRKREVLRAILKFN, from the coding sequence TTGCACGTCATATTGTTAGTTTTTATGCATAATACATTAAAATTTACAGAAGACGGAACGTCTACGCTTTATTCACCACGTTTTGATCAATATTATCATTCGCGTTTTGGAGCAAAATGGGAGGCTGAGAGAGTCTACTTAGAACTTGGTTTGCTTTCTGCATTGCATCGGTTTGATAATGTAAGGATTTTAGAAGTAGGCTTTGGAACAGGCTTTAATGCTTTATTAACTCATGAAAAAATAAAAGAGCTGAGTTTGGTCGATGGTTTGGAAACTGCCGTTTCTTATACCGGAGTGGAAGCGTATCCTATAACGCTTAGTGAATCAAAAGAGTTAAATTTTGATGTTTCATTTCTACACAAGCTGCCTTGGGATCAAAGTCAAAAACTTGACAATAATTTCAATTTCAAAAAAGTACATACTGAGATTTTAGATTTTAAGTCTACTGAAAAATACAATTTGGTTTATTTTGATGCTTTCGCTCCTTCTTCTCAACCTGAAATGTGGACGGTAGAAGTTTTTGAGAAAATAGCTTCACTGCTCGAGCCAGAGGGAATTTTGACAACCTATTGTTCTAAAAGTTTTGTCCAACGAAACTTGAGGGCTGCTGGTTTTGATGTGGAAAAGCATCAAGGGCCTCCTCGAAAAAGAGAAGTATTAAGAGCAATACTTAAATTTAATTAG
- a CDS encoding copper homeostasis protein, which translates to MIEVEICSFSLQSSIEADQNGASRIELCGGFLEGGTTPSQGLVKEVLREVTVPVFIMIRPRGGDFCYNIHEQKVIKADIEEIKKLEPSGFVFGALNPDGSIYIELCQKVVEWCAPYPLTFHRAFDVCKDRNAALEQIISLGFERILTSGGANSAMEGLGELKLLNQKAAGRIQIMAGAGVNVSNVSEFVKAGLSAVHSTGKVWEESEMAFRNEKVSMASGSMPDEFGKYESSGAVISKLIRKVY; encoded by the coding sequence ATGATAGAAGTTGAGATTTGTTCATTTTCGCTACAATCTTCAATAGAAGCGGATCAAAATGGTGCTAGTAGGATAGAGTTATGTGGTGGTTTTTTGGAAGGAGGTACAACACCATCTCAGGGACTTGTCAAGGAAGTTTTAAGAGAAGTTACCGTTCCGGTTTTTATAATGATACGTCCGCGGGGTGGTGATTTTTGTTATAACATTCATGAACAAAAAGTTATTAAGGCCGACATTGAAGAAATTAAAAAGTTGGAGCCAAGTGGTTTTGTGTTTGGTGCATTGAATCCAGATGGAAGCATATATATAGAATTGTGCCAAAAAGTGGTAGAATGGTGTGCTCCCTATCCGCTTACATTTCACAGAGCATTTGATGTGTGTAAAGACAGAAATGCTGCTTTAGAGCAGATTATTAGCTTGGGCTTTGAACGAATTTTAACTTCCGGAGGGGCAAACTCTGCAATGGAGGGCTTGGGTGAGCTGAAGCTCCTTAATCAAAAAGCGGCTGGCAGAATTCAGATTATGGCAGGAGCAGGTGTGAATGTTTCGAATGTAAGTGAGTTTGTAAAAGCGGGGCTCTCGGCAGTTCACTCTACCGGTAAAGTTTGGGAGGAATCAGAAATGGCTTTTCGAAATGAAAAAGTCAGTATGGCGTCAGGATCTATGCCAGATGAATTTGGTAAATACGAATCTAGTGGAGCGGTAATTTCTAAACTTATTCGAAAAGTATACTAA
- a CDS encoding Acetyltransferase (GNAT) domain-containing protein — MIFFCEMNIEIVKAISDKEIQGIVDLQQANLRKNLSTKEMEQYGFVTLEYSFEFIKEMAAGHHHIIAKDGEKVVGYCLLFDRSKNHLMKEGAGIFPIFHELIYKGQRLGDINYVSVGQVCVDRNYSGKGILGKMYAAYKEAYKDTYDLAMTDIYYDNQRSIKGHIKAGFEVIHRFDEPDAGEPWDIVVWDWR, encoded by the coding sequence ATGATTTTTTTTTGCGAAATGAATATTGAAATAGTAAAAGCTATTAGCGATAAAGAAATTCAAGGTATAGTTGATTTGCAGCAGGCAAATTTAAGAAAGAACCTAAGTACAAAAGAGATGGAGCAGTATGGCTTTGTAACCTTGGAGTATAGTTTTGAGTTTATAAAAGAAATGGCTGCTGGGCATCACCATATCATTGCAAAAGATGGAGAAAAGGTTGTTGGCTACTGTTTGTTATTTGACAGATCCAAAAACCACTTGATGAAAGAAGGGGCTGGTATTTTTCCAATTTTTCATGAATTGATATACAAAGGGCAACGCTTAGGAGACATCAACTACGTTTCTGTGGGTCAAGTATGTGTAGATAGAAACTACTCCGGTAAGGGTATTTTGGGTAAAATGTATGCAGCTTACAAGGAGGCATATAAAGACACGTACGACCTCGCAATGACCGATATTTACTATGACAACCAAAGATCAATAAAAGGGCACATCAAGGCAGGTTTTGAAGTTATTCACCGCTTCGATGAACCTGATGCTGGCGAACCATGGGACATTGTAGTGTGGGATTGGCGATGA
- a CDS encoding bacillithiol biosynthesis cysteine-adding enzyme BshC codes for MKPNCTQIPLSSTGAFPKLLLDYLQKETSLEKFYNVYPDIAGFKQVIENRKFTSEKREVLVSELSKQYEGIENPPFIEQLKDEKTFTITTGHQLNIFTGPLYIVYKIVTVINLCKALKEAYPSYNFVPVYWMATEDHDLEEIQSFRLFEEKHTWNTDQKGAVGRMKTDGLAEMASKFGKKATIFKEAYSSSKTLGDAVRKYMHELFGSYGLVTIDADTRAFKSLFTSVIKDDLINHNAFIKAEENTKSIAGLGYKTTIQAREINFFYLEEGSRERIEKDESGYKIVDTDKRFSKEELFQLVDNEPEKFSPNVVLRPLYEEVILPNLAYIGGPSEVPYWLQLKGVFDHFDVDFPALIPRNFALVLSNRNQEFQQKIGLSDKELFLTEHEQQQLWVRNNSQKPIVLSDEKEKIASIFEDLKSLSTSIDVTLGSTSDAFETKTLNLIDSLEKKILRAEKKNHGEKMGQISKLKANLFPGGGLQERKDNLIEFLSENPDFIVDLVERFAPLSYKFNILRD; via the coding sequence GTGAAACCCAATTGTACCCAAATTCCGCTATCAAGCACTGGAGCTTTTCCAAAATTACTTTTGGATTATTTACAAAAAGAAACTTCACTTGAAAAGTTTTACAATGTCTATCCCGACATTGCTGGCTTTAAACAAGTTATTGAGAACAGAAAATTCACTTCAGAAAAACGTGAAGTACTTGTTAGTGAGCTCTCTAAGCAATACGAAGGAATTGAAAACCCTCCATTTATTGAGCAATTAAAAGACGAAAAGACCTTTACAATTACTACTGGGCACCAACTCAATATTTTCACTGGGCCATTGTATATCGTCTACAAGATAGTAACAGTTATCAATCTTTGTAAAGCACTCAAGGAAGCTTATCCGAGCTATAACTTCGTGCCTGTTTACTGGATGGCAACAGAAGACCATGACTTAGAAGAAATTCAAAGCTTCCGGCTTTTCGAAGAAAAACATACTTGGAATACCGATCAAAAAGGAGCTGTTGGTAGAATGAAAACCGATGGACTTGCCGAAATGGCATCGAAGTTTGGTAAAAAAGCAACCATATTTAAAGAAGCCTACTCAAGTTCGAAAACATTGGGTGATGCAGTTCGAAAGTATATGCACGAGCTATTTGGATCCTACGGCCTAGTAACTATAGACGCAGATACAAGAGCATTCAAAAGCTTATTCACATCAGTGATAAAAGATGATTTAATAAATCATAATGCATTTATTAAGGCTGAAGAAAACACCAAATCCATTGCAGGACTTGGATACAAAACCACCATTCAGGCTAGAGAAATAAACTTCTTTTATTTGGAAGAAGGCTCAAGAGAGCGAATAGAGAAGGATGAGTCAGGATACAAAATAGTTGATACTGACAAAAGGTTTTCGAAAGAAGAGCTTTTCCAATTAGTTGATAATGAGCCCGAAAAATTCAGCCCAAATGTGGTTTTACGCCCATTGTATGAAGAGGTAATTTTACCAAACCTAGCCTATATTGGCGGACCAAGTGAAGTACCATATTGGCTTCAACTCAAAGGTGTGTTCGACCATTTCGATGTAGACTTCCCTGCTTTAATTCCGAGAAACTTTGCACTAGTATTGAGTAATCGCAATCAAGAGTTTCAACAGAAAATTGGCTTAAGTGACAAAGAGTTATTCTTGACAGAGCATGAACAACAACAATTGTGGGTTAGAAATAACTCTCAAAAACCAATAGTACTCTCTGACGAAAAAGAAAAGATAGCATCAATTTTTGAAGACCTTAAATCCTTATCTACTTCCATAGACGTCACTCTTGGCTCTACTAGTGATGCTTTTGAGACCAAAACACTCAACCTTATTGACAGCCTAGAAAAGAAAATATTACGGGCAGAAAAGAAAAATCACGGTGAAAAAATGGGGCAAATAAGTAAGCTAAAAGCTAATTTATTTCCAGGAGGAGGATTGCAAGAACGCAAAGACAACTTGATTGAGTTTTTGTCCGAAAATCCAGATTTCATTGTCGACTTAGTCGAAAGGTTTGCCCCCTTGAGCTATAAGTTTAATATTTTGCGTGATTAA